A window of Rufibacter sp. LB8 contains these coding sequences:
- the queG gene encoding tRNA epoxyqueuosine(34) reductase QueG: MFNQTARHTQLIKQKAQELGFMYCGVSKADFLEEEAPRLENWLNQNKHGQMHYMANHFDKRLDPRLLVDGAKSVVSLLLNYYPEETQPEDTFQISKYAYGQDYHYVIKDKLKTLFNYIQEEIGEVGGRVFVDSAPVMDKVWAKKSGLGWVGKNSNLIRPGVGSFFFIAELILDLELEPDGPIKDYCGTCTKCMDACPTDAISEPYVVDGSKCISYFTIELKDQIPQEVEGKFGNWVFGCDICQDVCPWNRFSKPHQEPLFTPHPELLHLSTNDWMELTQDVFSDIFRKSAVKRTGFAGLTRNLQFVATAPVALGGQHLPEDSV, encoded by the coding sequence ATGTTCAACCAAACCGCCAGACATACGCAGCTCATCAAGCAGAAAGCCCAGGAATTGGGGTTTATGTACTGCGGCGTGTCTAAAGCTGATTTTCTGGAGGAAGAGGCGCCGCGGCTGGAGAACTGGCTCAACCAGAACAAGCACGGCCAGATGCACTACATGGCCAACCACTTTGACAAACGCCTGGATCCGCGCTTGCTGGTAGATGGGGCTAAATCAGTGGTGAGTTTGCTGTTGAATTATTATCCAGAGGAAACCCAGCCCGAGGACACGTTCCAGATCTCCAAGTACGCGTACGGCCAGGATTACCACTATGTCATCAAAGACAAACTCAAGACGCTGTTCAATTATATACAAGAAGAGATTGGCGAAGTGGGCGGGCGCGTGTTCGTGGACTCAGCCCCGGTCATGGACAAAGTCTGGGCGAAGAAAAGCGGTTTGGGCTGGGTAGGCAAGAACAGCAACTTGATACGGCCGGGCGTGGGCAGTTTCTTCTTCATTGCTGAGCTCATCCTGGACCTGGAACTGGAACCAGACGGCCCCATCAAAGATTACTGCGGCACCTGCACCAAGTGCATGGATGCCTGCCCCACAGACGCTATCTCAGAACCCTACGTGGTAGACGGTAGCAAGTGTATTTCGTACTTCACCATTGAACTCAAAGACCAGATTCCGCAGGAAGTGGAAGGCAAATTTGGGAACTGGGTGTTTGGCTGTGACATCTGCCAGGATGTATGCCCCTGGAACCGGTTCAGCAAGCCACACCAGGAACCCCTTTTCACGCCACATCCTGAGCTGCTGCACCTTTCAACTAATGATTGGATGGAGCTAACCCAGGATGTATTCAGTGACATTTTCAGAAAATCGGCGGTGAAACGTACTGGGTTTGCCGGGCTTACCCGCAACCTGCAGTTTGTGGCCACCGCGCCGGTAGCCTTAGGCGGCCAGCACCTTCCCGAAGATTCTGTCTAA
- a CDS encoding ferritin-like domain-containing protein, whose product MNIFNLITEIEKVDPEVYDRLDPRRAVFKHFAGFGKKLAATAVPLALGSMFNKAYAQTGSNAAIVEVLNFALTLEYLESEFYKQAAAASIAVGAPAAAQGAIALIRDHEAQHVAFLRTTISSLQGTPVTFTAASFDFTARGAFADVFTNYGTMLAVAQAFEDTGVRAYKGQAGNLVSNNTVLQAALQIHSVEARHAAHIRRMRRDTPSIMASVKPWITLKDRAGLPAGTQLVYDGEELTTQATVPIAGTFNGITIDANAASEAFDEPMSKETVLQIVTPFLR is encoded by the coding sequence ATGAATATATTCAACCTAATCACTGAGATTGAAAAAGTAGACCCAGAGGTGTATGACCGTTTAGATCCGCGCCGGGCCGTTTTCAAACATTTCGCCGGCTTTGGCAAGAAACTGGCCGCCACCGCCGTGCCGTTGGCACTGGGCAGCATGTTCAACAAAGCGTACGCACAAACCGGGAGCAACGCTGCCATTGTAGAGGTCTTGAACTTCGCGTTGACGCTGGAATACCTGGAGTCTGAGTTTTACAAGCAAGCCGCCGCCGCTTCAATAGCCGTAGGTGCACCTGCCGCTGCCCAAGGCGCCATTGCCTTGATCAGAGACCATGAGGCCCAACACGTAGCCTTCCTGAGAACCACTATTTCTAGCTTGCAAGGCACACCGGTAACGTTCACCGCCGCCAGCTTTGACTTTACCGCCCGTGGTGCGTTTGCAGACGTTTTCACCAACTACGGCACTATGCTAGCTGTTGCGCAAGCGTTTGAAGACACCGGCGTACGTGCTTATAAAGGCCAGGCAGGCAATTTGGTAAGCAATAATACCGTATTGCAAGCCGCTTTGCAGATTCACTCTGTAGAAGCCCGTCACGCTGCGCACATTAGAAGAATGCGCCGCGACACGCCTTCTATCATGGCCAGTGTAAAGCCCTGGATCACTTTGAAAGACCGCGCCGGTCTGCCCGCTGGTACGCAGTTGGTGTATGACGGGGAAGAATTGACCACGCAAGCCACCGTGCCTATTGCCGGAACCTTCAACGGTATCACCATTGATGCCAACGCCGCCTCAGAGGCCTTTGATGAGCCAATGTCAAAAGAAACCGTGTTGCAGATTGTGACACCGTTCCTGAGATAA
- a CDS encoding ferritin-like domain-containing protein, whose translation MAKNTNQIPEQEPLGALNAALNRRSFMRYTGAGLAASALLLTVGCDDDDDPAMAADGTVNLGTGDVGILNYAYALEQLEAAFYTQVVANAAFNTAFPLASERMVLTDIRNHEIAHREFFRRAIPAANRIKDLTPNFSSINFANRAAVLATAKTFEDLGVAAYNGAGKLFTDTGAGLTYLTLAGKIVSVEARHAAEIRDMISNGDFAKGDSGIIAGRMIVDNNGLDVALSPTEVLNLAKGFIQDTIVATGLPQ comes from the coding sequence ATGGCGAAAAACACAAATCAGATTCCGGAACAAGAGCCCCTGGGCGCCTTGAACGCGGCCTTGAATCGGCGTTCATTCATGCGGTACACCGGAGCCGGCCTGGCCGCCTCTGCGTTATTACTGACCGTTGGCTGTGATGACGATGATGATCCGGCAATGGCCGCAGACGGCACCGTGAACCTTGGCACCGGCGACGTGGGCATCTTGAACTACGCCTATGCCCTGGAGCAACTTGAAGCTGCCTTCTATACCCAAGTGGTGGCTAACGCTGCGTTCAACACCGCTTTTCCTCTTGCCTCAGAGCGCATGGTGCTCACAGACATCAGAAACCATGAGATAGCCCACCGCGAATTCTTCAGAAGAGCTATTCCGGCCGCTAACAGAATCAAAGACCTTACCCCCAACTTTTCCTCCATCAACTTCGCTAACCGCGCCGCGGTGCTGGCCACGGCCAAAACCTTTGAAGACCTTGGGGTGGCCGCCTACAACGGAGCCGGTAAATTGTTCACAGACACCGGTGCTGGCCTCACGTACCTGACCCTGGCCGGGAAAATTGTTTCTGTGGAAGCCCGCCATGCCGCTGAGATCAGAGACATGATCAGCAACGGAGACTTCGCCAAAGGCGACTCTGGCATTATTGCCGGCCGCATGATTGTGGACAACAACGGCTTAGACGTGGCCTTGTCGCCTACTGAAGTGCTGAATCTGGCCAAAGGCTTTATCCAGGACACCATTGTTGCCACTGGTTTACCACAATAA
- a CDS encoding BatD family protein: protein MKIKTGLFLLLWIMCATCWGQAPELAVEYGPGTVPLDQYFTISLKKTGARPEKVEGFPEIEGLQKSTQRRSAATYRTGNKTTVVHTLTQQYAPLREGDFSIKPFTLQVDGKPVTAPAFKGKVEPMALVPGKSPSDTVPAAGPMAAPEFADVKDNAFLTLHLPKQRVFVGESVPVSLWFYVADTDLGLLDFYQFEPQLLAAIQLLKQRSALEQTVAQQEITPEKTQIGGKAFTRYKLYEAVLFPITAQALRFPVVQLQMIKYKIAKTPSLLNQNRLPDYKTYTTSAQRVEVRALPPHPLRDQVAVGVFRLREQLSRNTISLNQNLVYQMQIEGEGNIKALPLPQNVGVSSEVEVYTPEIRQQDRVAGGQVVGSKTFRYFIVGRQAGQYALRDLFQWVYFNPSTARYDTLRPSVVVRVRGQEDQNSFIRAQPLGDFYNIIETEKNQPIPLDYFKGVRQYTNIALAVMGLASLFVFFIRRK, encoded by the coding sequence ATGAAGATAAAAACAGGCCTTTTCCTCTTGCTCTGGATCATGTGCGCCACCTGCTGGGGACAGGCGCCGGAGCTGGCTGTGGAGTATGGCCCCGGCACGGTTCCCCTTGACCAGTATTTCACCATTTCGCTTAAAAAGACCGGCGCCAGGCCAGAGAAAGTGGAAGGGTTCCCCGAGATTGAAGGCTTGCAGAAAAGTACCCAGCGCCGCTCTGCCGCCACCTACCGCACCGGCAACAAAACCACCGTGGTGCACACGCTCACCCAGCAATATGCCCCTCTGCGCGAAGGCGATTTCAGCATAAAACCCTTCACGCTGCAAGTTGACGGCAAGCCTGTGACTGCGCCTGCCTTTAAAGGAAAAGTAGAACCAATGGCCTTGGTGCCGGGCAAGTCACCGTCAGATACAGTGCCGGCGGCGGGCCCCATGGCGGCCCCAGAATTTGCGGATGTAAAAGATAACGCCTTTCTTACGCTGCATTTGCCCAAGCAACGCGTGTTTGTGGGCGAAAGCGTGCCGGTGTCGCTTTGGTTTTATGTGGCAGATACAGATTTGGGCTTGCTGGACTTTTACCAGTTTGAGCCGCAGCTGCTTGCCGCCATTCAACTACTAAAGCAACGGAGCGCGCTGGAGCAGACAGTGGCCCAACAGGAGATTACACCTGAAAAGACGCAGATTGGTGGCAAAGCATTCACCCGGTATAAATTGTATGAGGCGGTGTTGTTCCCCATTACGGCGCAGGCGCTGCGGTTCCCGGTGGTGCAGCTGCAGATGATCAAGTACAAAATCGCCAAAACGCCCAGTCTCCTGAACCAGAACCGGCTACCCGACTATAAAACCTATACCACTTCGGCGCAACGGGTAGAAGTAAGAGCCCTGCCGCCGCACCCGCTTCGGGACCAGGTGGCCGTGGGCGTGTTCCGGTTACGGGAGCAATTGTCGCGCAATACCATCAGCCTGAACCAGAATTTGGTGTACCAGATGCAGATAGAGGGCGAAGGCAATATCAAGGCGCTGCCCTTGCCGCAGAACGTGGGGGTTTCCAGCGAGGTGGAGGTGTACACCCCGGAAATCAGGCAGCAGGACCGCGTGGCCGGAGGGCAGGTGGTGGGGTCCAAGACGTTCCGGTATTTCATTGTGGGCCGGCAGGCGGGGCAATATGCGCTCCGCGATTTGTTCCAGTGGGTGTATTTCAACCCCAGCACAGCCCGCTATGACACGCTCCGGCCCAGCGTGGTGGTGCGCGTGCGCGGGCAGGAAGACCAGAATTCGTTTATCAGGGCCCAGCCTTTGGGCGATTTTTACAATATTATAGAGACAGAGAAAAACCAACCCATTCCGCTGGACTATTTCAAGGGCGTGCGCCAGTACACCAACATAGCATTGGCGGTCATGGGTTTGGCTTCTCTGTTTGTATTTTTTATCAGAAGAAAATGA
- the aroC gene encoding chorismate synthase has protein sequence MSNTFGSIFRITTFGESHGTAVGVVVDGCPAGLPITIEEIQASLDRRRPGQSKITTPRDEKDQVQILSGIFNGQTQGTPIALVVFNKDQASHDYSHIENAFRPSHADYTYTAKYGSRDHRGGGRSSARETLARVAAGVLAQKFLAEQGIEISAYVSQVGTIFAPADYAEMDLSQVDSNIVRCPHPETAEKMIALIEDTRDKLDTIGGVVSCVVKGVPAGLGEPVFDKLHAELGKAMLSINAVKGFEYGSGFEGVRMYGSQHNDVFYTDDAGNVRTRTNHSGGIQGGISNGQDIYFKVAFKPVATILQPQTTIDQAGQEVTLQGKGRHDPCVLPRAVPIVDAMAALVLADFVLRARANKLG, from the coding sequence ATGAGCAATACTTTTGGGTCCATCTTCCGGATCACCACGTTTGGCGAATCGCACGGCACGGCCGTTGGCGTAGTTGTAGACGGTTGCCCCGCCGGACTTCCCATTACGATAGAAGAAATTCAGGCGTCGCTGGACAGACGCCGCCCCGGCCAGTCAAAAATCACCACGCCCAGAGATGAGAAAGACCAGGTGCAGATTCTGTCTGGTATTTTCAATGGGCAGACGCAGGGCACGCCCATTGCGCTGGTGGTGTTCAACAAAGACCAGGCAAGCCATGACTACTCGCACATAGAGAACGCATTTAGGCCTTCGCACGCAGACTATACCTATACCGCCAAATACGGCTCACGGGACCACCGCGGTGGCGGCCGAAGCTCGGCCCGGGAAACCCTGGCCCGCGTGGCGGCAGGCGTACTGGCCCAGAAGTTCCTGGCGGAGCAAGGCATTGAGATCTCGGCTTATGTGTCACAAGTGGGTACCATCTTCGCCCCGGCAGACTATGCTGAGATGGATTTAAGCCAGGTGGACAGCAACATTGTACGGTGCCCGCACCCAGAAACTGCCGAGAAAATGATTGCCTTGATTGAAGACACCCGCGATAAATTAGACACCATTGGCGGCGTGGTTTCCTGCGTGGTGAAAGGCGTGCCCGCCGGTTTAGGTGAGCCCGTGTTTGACAAACTGCACGCGGAGTTGGGCAAGGCCATGCTGAGCATCAATGCCGTGAAAGGCTTTGAGTACGGCAGCGGTTTTGAGGGCGTGCGCATGTACGGTTCCCAGCACAATGACGTTTTTTACACCGATGATGCCGGAAACGTGCGTACCCGTACCAACCATTCGGGCGGCATACAGGGCGGCATCTCCAACGGGCAGGACATCTATTTTAAAGTCGCGTTCAAGCCGGTGGCCACCATTTTGCAGCCGCAGACTACCATTGACCAGGCCGGCCAGGAAGTAACCCTGCAAGGCAAAGGCCGCCATGACCCCTGCGTGTTGCCGCGTGCTGTGCCTATTGTAGACGCCATGGCTGCGTTGGTGCTGGCAGATTTCGTGCTTCGGGCTAGGGCTAATAAGTTGGGGTAG
- a CDS encoding sodium:proton antiporter, which produces MLTTVLLAATPPDIPGFLVAPFVLLILLIATGPIFFPHFWHKYFKIIAVGLGLLVLSYYLLVLQDTHMPAETLAEYASFAILLSALYVAAGGIYINANANATPLINVGILLFGAIIANVIGTTGASLLLIRPFIRLNNHRIKPYQIVFFIFIVSNAGGMLTPLGDPPLFIGFLKGVPFFWTLQHLFTPWAIAVGALCTIFFILDSRNKATFIPKPAVKAKIEKKTEFYFTGKRNLLWLAVIIGATFLNPSSFDWLPYIPMEGGVKVSFVREVIQLSAAFLCFKLASRTALNGNHFSFDPILEVVFLFFGIFFTMMPALQLSAALASSPEFAAKLTPTVFYWVTGSLSGVLDNAPTYANFLSLGMAKYHLNYASVSDVQHFAYGLAEHPETLLVLEAISIGAVLFGAMTYIGNGPNFMVKAIAEQAGVKMPPFFQYLFKYSLVYLLPVLVLIWLLVIL; this is translated from the coding sequence ATGCTCACCACCGTATTACTGGCCGCCACGCCCCCAGACATACCTGGTTTTCTAGTTGCCCCCTTCGTACTTCTGATTTTGTTGATTGCCACCGGCCCCATTTTCTTTCCGCATTTCTGGCATAAATACTTTAAAATCATTGCCGTGGGCCTGGGCTTGCTAGTGCTGAGTTATTACCTGTTGGTCTTGCAGGACACGCACATGCCCGCCGAGACGCTGGCCGAGTACGCATCTTTCGCCATTTTGCTCAGCGCTTTGTACGTGGCCGCGGGCGGCATCTACATCAACGCCAATGCCAACGCCACCCCGCTGATTAACGTGGGAATTCTTTTGTTCGGGGCGATAATCGCCAACGTGATTGGAACCACGGGCGCGTCTTTGCTCTTGATTAGGCCGTTCATCAGGCTCAACAACCACCGCATCAAGCCTTACCAGATTGTTTTCTTTATCTTTATTGTGAGTAACGCGGGCGGTATGCTCACGCCGCTGGGCGACCCGCCGCTGTTCATCGGGTTTCTGAAGGGCGTGCCGTTTTTCTGGACTTTGCAACACCTGTTCACCCCTTGGGCCATTGCCGTTGGGGCGCTTTGTACTATTTTCTTTATTCTTGATTCCAGAAACAAAGCCACGTTTATTCCCAAGCCTGCCGTAAAAGCCAAAATTGAGAAGAAAACCGAATTCTATTTCACCGGCAAGCGCAACCTCTTGTGGCTGGCTGTGATTATTGGGGCCACGTTCCTGAACCCCTCGTCGTTTGACTGGTTGCCCTACATACCCATGGAAGGCGGCGTGAAAGTGTCATTTGTGCGCGAAGTGATTCAATTATCGGCGGCTTTTCTGTGCTTTAAGCTGGCCAGCCGAACCGCCCTCAACGGCAATCATTTCAGTTTTGACCCCATTCTGGAGGTGGTGTTTCTGTTCTTCGGGATTTTCTTCACCATGATGCCCGCCTTGCAACTCTCTGCCGCGTTGGCTTCTTCGCCGGAGTTTGCCGCCAAGCTCACGCCTACCGTGTTTTACTGGGTGACGGGCTCGCTTTCTGGCGTGTTGGACAACGCGCCCACCTACGCCAACTTCCTGTCTTTGGGCATGGCCAAGTACCACCTCAACTACGCCAGCGTTTCTGATGTGCAGCACTTCGCCTACGGCCTGGCCGAACATCCGGAGACCTTGCTGGTCTTGGAGGCCATTTCCATTGGGGCGGTGTTGTTTGGCGCCATGACTTATATTGGCAACGGTCCCAACTTTATGGTGAAAGCCATTGCCGAACAGGCTGGCGTGAAAATGCCGCCTTTCTTCCAGTACCTCTTTAAGTATTCATTGGTGTATCTGCTGCCGGTGCTGGTCTTGATTTGGCTGCTGGTGATTCTGTAG
- a CDS encoding NifU family protein has translation MTEHTENTTKPVSVYAEANPNPESMKFVLNSTLLGEGGSVDYPTLESAVESPFAQELFNFDYVSRVFIASNFVTITKNNPVQWSHLIPELRTFIKSYIEAGGPIFIGTPTMTTAASAAAEVSADLSAEDAEISQKVIDLLENYVRPAVEQDGGNITFKSYNQGVVTVNLQGSCSGCPSATVTLKAGIENLLKRMVPEVQEVVAEGVTL, from the coding sequence ATGACTGAACATACTGAAAATACTACCAAACCGGTTTCTGTGTACGCCGAGGCGAACCCGAACCCGGAATCCATGAAATTCGTCTTGAACTCCACCTTGCTGGGCGAGGGCGGCAGCGTAGATTACCCCACGCTTGAAAGCGCGGTGGAGTCTCCGTTTGCGCAGGAGCTGTTCAACTTTGACTACGTGAGCCGCGTGTTCATTGCCAGCAACTTCGTGACCATCACCAAGAACAACCCCGTGCAATGGTCGCACCTGATTCCAGAACTGAGAACGTTCATCAAGTCTTACATAGAGGCTGGCGGACCCATCTTCATTGGCACGCCCACCATGACCACCGCCGCCTCTGCCGCTGCCGAGGTTTCTGCTGACCTCTCTGCCGAAGACGCGGAGATTTCACAGAAAGTGATTGACCTGTTGGAAAACTATGTGCGCCCGGCCGTAGAGCAAGATGGTGGTAACATCACCTTCAAATCCTACAACCAAGGCGTGGTGACCGTAAACCTGCAAGGCTCTTGCAGCGGCTGCCCATCGGCTACCGTTACCTTGAAAGCCGGCATTGAGAACCTGCTCAAGCGCATGGTGCCCGAAGTGCAGGAAGTAGTAGCTGAAGGTGTGACCTTGTAA
- a CDS encoding peptide MFS transporter — protein sequence MANSTSKHPKGLYFLFLAEMWERFGYYLMIGIFFLYMTDTQSAGLALPKDQASDIYGTFIALVFLTPFIGGLLADRLLGYRLSITIGGVLMGLGYCGLSIPGESFFFLSLALIIIGNGFFKANISTLLGNLYSEPQYLPQKDAGYNIFYMGINVGAFICNFVAAYLRNTYGWGWAFLAAGIGMFIGLIVFWAGNKTHRDYDIRKPAQPHDMPLWKVVGLVIVPAMVVGVLSWYLIPGDVFGSDSTDAFIFGSIPIILFYVSLWAKASTEDKKPIAALLSIFAVVVVFWGVFKQNGTALTTWAEYYTDRSLPESLEKPAASLGMVQNIDATTKTVPAFDNAFRTSTDAEGKVVTKEGVEPYLNNLPERDWPQEGNSLKLISTELFQSINPFFVIILTPVVVGFWGLMRRKRKEPSTPAKMAWGLFITGLSTLVMVGAVWAGDNGLDKVSSMWLVGTYFVVTIGELCLSPMGLSLVSKVSPPRLTALMMGGWFIATSIGNKLSGILASLWDTYDDKQYFFWVNFAVTVGAALVLVLMLNWLRRIMEKPAV from the coding sequence ATGGCAAACTCAACTTCCAAGCACCCCAAGGGCTTGTATTTCCTTTTCCTGGCTGAAATGTGGGAACGCTTCGGCTATTACCTCATGATCGGGATTTTCTTCCTCTACATGACCGACACCCAGAGCGCCGGTCTGGCCCTGCCCAAAGACCAGGCCTCTGACATTTACGGTACCTTTATTGCCCTGGTATTCCTCACCCCGTTCATAGGCGGTTTGCTCGCTGACCGGTTGCTGGGCTACCGCTTGTCCATTACCATTGGTGGCGTTTTAATGGGTTTGGGTTACTGCGGGCTGTCCATTCCCGGCGAAAGTTTTTTCTTTCTTTCCCTGGCGCTCATCATCATTGGCAACGGGTTCTTCAAGGCCAACATCTCTACCTTGCTGGGGAATCTATATTCTGAGCCGCAGTACTTGCCGCAGAAAGATGCCGGATACAATATCTTTTACATGGGCATTAATGTGGGCGCGTTCATCTGCAACTTTGTGGCGGCGTATTTAAGAAACACCTACGGTTGGGGCTGGGCTTTTCTGGCGGCGGGCATCGGTATGTTCATCGGCCTGATTGTGTTCTGGGCAGGCAACAAAACCCACCGCGACTATGACATCAGAAAACCCGCGCAACCCCATGACATGCCGCTCTGGAAAGTGGTGGGCCTGGTGATTGTGCCGGCCATGGTGGTGGGCGTGCTGAGCTGGTATTTGATTCCGGGCGACGTGTTTGGGTCAGATTCTACAGATGCGTTCATTTTCGGGTCTATTCCTATTATTCTATTTTACGTGAGTTTGTGGGCGAAAGCGTCTACTGAAGACAAGAAACCAATTGCGGCTTTGCTGTCTATTTTTGCCGTGGTGGTGGTCTTCTGGGGCGTGTTCAAGCAGAACGGCACCGCGCTCACCACCTGGGCCGAGTACTACACAGACCGAAGCCTGCCTGAATCGCTGGAGAAACCAGCCGCTTCCCTAGGCATGGTGCAGAACATTGACGCCACTACCAAAACCGTCCCGGCCTTTGACAACGCGTTCAGAACCAGCACAGATGCCGAGGGCAAAGTAGTGACCAAGGAAGGCGTGGAGCCGTACCTGAACAACTTGCCGGAGCGGGATTGGCCGCAGGAAGGCAACTCACTCAAACTCATTTCCACGGAGTTGTTTCAGTCCATTAATCCGTTCTTCGTGATTATTCTCACGCCGGTGGTGGTAGGCTTCTGGGGCCTCATGCGCCGAAAGAGAAAGGAGCCCAGCACGCCTGCCAAGATGGCCTGGGGCTTGTTCATTACCGGCCTGAGCACGCTAGTGATGGTGGGCGCCGTGTGGGCCGGCGACAACGGCCTGGACAAAGTTTCCAGCATGTGGCTGGTGGGCACCTATTTTGTGGTGACCATTGGCGAGCTCTGCCTTAGCCCCATGGGCTTGTCATTGGTGTCTAAAGTGAGCCCGCCGCGGTTGACGGCCCTCATGATGGGCGGCTGGTTTATCGCCACGTCCATTGGCAACAAACTCTCCGGCATTCTGGCCAGCCTCTGGGACACCTATGATGACAAGCAGTATTTCTTCTGGGTGAACTTTGCGGTAACCGTGGGCGCTGCCCTGGTGCTGGTGCTCATGCTTAACTGGCTGCGCCGAATCATGGAAAAACCAGCGGTGTAA
- a CDS encoding APC family permease, with protein sequence MSNTKQLSRSLGLRLVVVVVIGNIIGSGVYKKVAPMAAELHSPGWVLVCWALGGIITLFGALSNAEVAGLLADTGGEYAYYKRIYNRFFAFIYGWSLFTVIQTAGISSLAYVFAQSLHSLVDLPPMFASMANYNIMEVFFPFADFNVKFTAILLIIFLTWINGRGLVAGTGLSTAILLLVFAGIGVIVFFGLSSGEANLAQSFDMQTTNNTTVTFSAVFAAMLSAFWAYQGWASIGFLGGEIKDAKRNIPRGITIGVLTVIAIYLLVNATYLSLLSIPEIEGVFAAGNQIAAIEAVKSFWGTGGGLFISVLILVTTLGCTNATILASCRTYFAMAREGLFFKKAGDLNQAKAPGMSLVYQCVWACVLVLSGTFDQLTDMIIFAVFIYYGATTLGVFILRRKMPDAPRPYKVWGYPIIPAIMILFCAALFFNTIYVRPREAGIGMILMLTGIPMYYWFNKKYGKNQVQETSVPEE encoded by the coding sequence ATGAGCAATACAAAACAGCTGAGCCGATCGTTGGGCCTGCGTCTGGTGGTAGTGGTGGTGATTGGCAACATCATTGGATCTGGCGTCTATAAGAAAGTGGCGCCCATGGCCGCCGAACTCCACTCGCCGGGCTGGGTCTTGGTCTGCTGGGCGCTGGGCGGCATTATCACGTTGTTTGGCGCATTGAGCAACGCTGAGGTGGCGGGTTTGCTGGCCGACACGGGCGGCGAATACGCGTATTACAAGCGCATCTACAACCGCTTCTTCGCGTTCATCTACGGTTGGTCTTTGTTCACGGTGATTCAGACGGCGGGCATCTCATCCTTGGCCTATGTGTTTGCGCAGAGCTTGCACAGCCTGGTGGACCTTCCGCCCATGTTCGCAAGTATGGCTAATTACAACATCATGGAGGTGTTCTTTCCGTTCGCCGATTTTAATGTGAAGTTCACAGCCATTCTGTTGATTATATTCCTGACCTGGATCAACGGGCGCGGCCTGGTGGCGGGCACGGGCCTGAGCACGGCCATTCTGCTGCTGGTGTTTGCCGGTATTGGCGTGATTGTGTTCTTCGGGTTGAGCAGCGGGGAAGCCAATCTTGCCCAGAGTTTTGACATGCAGACCACCAACAACACCACGGTTACGTTCAGCGCGGTGTTTGCGGCCATGCTGTCGGCGTTTTGGGCGTACCAGGGCTGGGCATCCATCGGGTTTCTGGGCGGCGAAATCAAAGATGCCAAACGCAACATTCCGCGCGGCATTACCATTGGGGTACTCACGGTCATCGCCATTTACCTGTTGGTGAATGCCACGTATTTGTCTTTGCTTTCTATCCCGGAAATTGAGGGCGTGTTTGCGGCGGGCAACCAGATTGCGGCCATTGAGGCGGTGAAAAGTTTCTGGGGCACGGGTGGCGGACTCTTTATTTCGGTGCTGATTCTGGTGACCACGCTGGGCTGTACCAACGCCACCATTCTGGCCAGCTGCCGCACCTACTTCGCTATGGCCCGCGAAGGGTTGTTCTTCAAGAAAGCCGGCGATTTAAACCAGGCCAAGGCCCCGGGCATGTCTCTGGTGTACCAATGCGTGTGGGCTTGCGTGCTGGTGCTGTCCGGCACCTTTGACCAACTCACCGACATGATCATCTTTGCCGTGTTCATTTACTACGGCGCCACCACGCTGGGCGTGTTCATCCTGCGCCGCAAGATGCCAGATGCACCGCGCCCCTACAAAGTCTGGGGCTACCCCATCATTCCCGCCATCATGATTCTGTTCTGCGCGGCCCTGTTCTTCAACACCATCTATGTGCGCCCCCGCGAGGCTGGCATTGGCATGATCTTGATGCTCACCGGAATTCCCATGTACTACTGGTTTAATAAGAAATACGGCAAAAACCAGGTGCAAGAAACCTCAGTTCCGGAGGAGTAG